From a region of the Ignisphaera sp. genome:
- a CDS encoding FAD-dependent oxidoreductase, with protein sequence MSDTDIYDVIVIGGGIAGLSAALYTSRQGLRTLVVSIDIGGQLSYASVIENYPGIESVSGLNLVLKIQKQATSFGAEIVIDEVTSLSRENGLFVVRTRKGSTYRAIAVIAACGKAPKRLGLVNEDSLIGKGVSYCVTCDAPLYRGKEVALVSFGEKGIESLEILSSLASKVYYIVSNNNDSSIQIAKQLPNVVIYPGYQVKGLVGYDHIKEAVIGNREGNEARLKVDGIFVELGFEISAHFLKDFVDFNDKGEVIADAFGKTKTEGLFVAGDIVDIPYKQAVIAAASGVISALSAINYVYRYKGMEKSITSDWKKNLKIPKRSLRL encoded by the coding sequence ATGTCAGATACCGATATATATGATGTTATAGTAATAGGTGGTGGTATTGCAGGCCTTTCTGCCGCACTATACACCTCTAGACAGGGGCTTAGGACCTTAGTTGTATCTATAGATATTGGAGGTCAATTATCTTATGCAAGTGTTATTGAGAACTATCCTGGAATAGAATCTGTTTCAGGGCTAAATCTTGTGCTAAAGATCCAGAAACAAGCAACTTCATTTGGAGCAGAAATAGTTATAGATGAGGTTACGTCATTAAGTAGAGAAAATGGTTTATTTGTTGTTAGAACCAGAAAAGGAAGTACATATAGAGCTATAGCTGTTATTGCTGCATGCGGTAAAGCACCTAAACGACTTGGTTTAGTTAACGAAGATAGCCTTATTGGTAAAGGTGTTAGCTATTGTGTTACATGTGATGCTCCTCTCTATAGAGGTAAAGAGGTTGCTCTTGTTAGTTTTGGTGAGAAAGGAATAGAATCTCTAGAAATACTATCTTCTTTAGCTAGTAAGGTGTACTATATAGTGTCTAACAACAATGATTCAAGTATACAGATAGCTAAACAACTACCAAACGTCGTTATTTATCCAGGATACCAAGTTAAAGGTTTAGTTGGATATGATCATATCAAAGAAGCAGTCATAGGCAATAGAGAGGGTAATGAGGCTAGATTAAAGGTTGACGGAATTTTCGTAGAGCTTGGTTTTGAAATAAGTGCCCATTTCTTAAAGGATTTTGTAGATTTCAATGATAAAGGTGAGGTTATCGCAGACGCGTTTGGTAAAACTAAGACTGAAGGTCTTTTTGTTGCTGGAGATATTGTAGACATACCATATAAGCAGGCTGTAATAGCTGCTGCCTCTGGCGTTATTTCAGCTCTTTCAGCTATTAATTACGTGTATAGATATAAGGGTATGGAAAAGTCTATAACAAGCGATTGGAAGAAAAACCTAAAGATACCAAAAAGATCCTTAAGACTCTAA
- a CDS encoding shikimate kinase, translating to MQAFGGISIINAIPSWFGGTMAVNLRVHSAIKTCKEPCRYTSKLVETIVQYFVRKYSLPLFEVEISSEIPPMSGLKSSSAVAVSIIRAITEKYGIYEKSIPRLAAELSIQAGASITGALDDAAAAYYGGAVLTDNLNMKILRVFDPKLDLSVVLAIKGYREKRIDANIMRRYSHVFYEIFDKAFEGNILEAIKLNGIAVARILGYDEEPIREAIGRGALAAGISGNGPSMFALCRKGDEQYFIDLFKRYVDTIKVVDIVGVGGT from the coding sequence ATGCAGGCCTTCGGAGGAATATCAATAATTAATGCAATTCCTTCTTGGTTTGGAGGAACCATGGCTGTAAACCTGAGGGTGCATAGCGCTATAAAGACATGTAAAGAGCCTTGTAGATACACTTCAAAACTCGTTGAAACAATAGTTCAATATTTCGTTAGAAAGTACTCTCTACCATTATTCGAAGTAGAGATATCTTCAGAAATTCCCCCAATGAGTGGTCTAAAGAGTAGTAGTGCTGTAGCTGTTTCAATTATAAGAGCTATTACAGAAAAATATGGAATATATGAGAAATCAATACCAAGATTAGCCGCTGAATTATCTATTCAAGCTGGAGCCTCTATAACAGGTGCACTTGATGATGCTGCAGCAGCTTATTATGGTGGAGCTGTACTGACAGATAATCTGAATATGAAGATACTTAGAGTATTTGATCCAAAACTTGATCTATCTGTTGTACTAGCCATTAAGGGGTATAGAGAGAAGAGAATTGATGCGAATATTATGCGTAGATATTCTCATGTATTCTATGAAATATTTGATAAAGCTTTTGAAGGAAATATTCTAGAGGCGATAAAGCTCAATGGTATCGCTGTAGCAAGAATCCTTGGATATGATGAAGAGCCAATAAGAGAAGCTATTGGGAGGGGAGCACTTGCTGCAGGTATTAGCGGTAATGGACCATCTATGTTTGCTCTCTGTAGAAAGGGTGATGAACAATATTTTATCGATTTATTCAAACGTTATGTAGATACGATCAAGGTCGTTGACATAGTTGGTGTAGGAGGTACATGA
- a CDS encoding type I 3-dehydroquinate dehydratase, with the protein MASIPVRYADDVLKVYSCCTDVDFIELRVDYSDDPLSINYSLIKNSKIIVTLRDVQEGGVKKHSDEIKLSLLNKLVELGIMYDVEMRFVKKYGVDYRNKIVSIHILNPYSIDLKSVKKDVESFIDKAFVVKVATKPFPGYRTFLMELLELSNNVAVMPIGSSPIERIAFALLGSKLLYCYISTPTASGQPKCDEIKQILAEFKRLRLDDEPPPHLSGVDDRRELR; encoded by the coding sequence GTGGCTTCTATTCCTGTGAGATATGCTGATGATGTACTGAAGGTATATAGCTGTTGTACTGATGTAGATTTTATCGAACTTAGGGTTGACTATAGCGATGATCCTCTATCAATAAACTATTCATTAATCAAGAATTCAAAAATCATTGTGACACTTAGAGATGTTCAGGAGGGTGGTGTTAAGAAGCATAGCGATGAAATTAAATTATCTCTACTTAACAAACTTGTAGAGCTTGGGATAATGTATGATGTTGAAATGAGGTTTGTTAAGAAATATGGTGTTGACTATAGGAACAAAATAGTATCTATACATATATTGAATCCATACAGCATTGACCTTAAATCTGTTAAGAAAGACGTTGAAAGCTTTATAGATAAAGCATTTGTAGTTAAAGTAGCTACGAAACCTTTTCCCGGCTATAGAACCTTCCTGATGGAGCTTCTCGAATTGAGTAATAATGTAGCTGTCATGCCTATAGGTTCAAGTCCTATTGAGAGGATTGCTTTTGCTTTACTTGGCTCTAAACTCCTGTACTGTTACATATCTACACCAACAGCATCAGGTCAACCTAAGTGTGATGAAATTAAACAAATATTAGCTGAATTCAAGAGACTTAGACTAGATGATGAGCCTCCACCGCATTTGAGTGGTGTTGATGATAGAAGAGAATTGCGCTGA
- the aroA gene encoding 3-phosphoshikimate 1-carboxyvinyltransferase, whose translation MKVIVSPSRISGTIDAPQSKSYAIRYIFCSTIAPIELYDLALSNDVEDAIEAVKVLGIEYTGGKFVKKGEELKIVKDYLYLRGSATTLRMFIPIALIVGGKITIDGDESLRRRPLKAIIESLEDKGIKFSSRSLPLTIEGKLRDTYIEIPGYESSQYVSGFMIAFAIAGGGTIKITPPIVSKSYINLTASILKKIGVDVNVYSNRIEIDVKDRVSGYTGKVPGDYLLASFYVSSALLTNGRIEVRNLPQPEEYVGDHTIVDVYEAMGAQSIYIDGVWIAEASESHKGYRGIDIDVEDSPDMALSIVPLASIADGITNIENVSRLRIKESDRVTEIVKVLKSFGIEVYTDYKRIRIHGSKPVSGKVVCPNDHRIAMMATPIALRVGGVIDRAECVEKSNPNFWNDIVKLGGKIEII comes from the coding sequence ATGAAGGTAATAGTATCACCTTCGAGAATCTCTGGCACCATAGATGCTCCTCAATCGAAGAGTTATGCAATTAGATACATATTTTGCTCAACGATAGCACCTATAGAACTCTACGATCTTGCTTTATCGAATGATGTTGAAGATGCTATAGAAGCTGTTAAGGTATTAGGTATAGAGTATACTGGTGGCAAGTTTGTAAAGAAGGGTGAGGAGCTTAAAATAGTTAAAGACTATCTATATTTACGTGGATCAGCCACAACCTTGAGGATGTTCATACCTATTGCATTGATTGTGGGTGGTAAGATAACGATTGATGGTGATGAGTCTCTACGTAGGAGACCTTTAAAAGCAATTATAGAAAGTTTAGAGGATAAAGGAATTAAATTCTCGTCAAGAAGTCTACCGCTAACTATAGAGGGAAAGTTAAGAGATACATACATTGAGATACCTGGATACGAAAGTAGTCAATATGTGTCTGGATTCATGATAGCTTTTGCTATAGCTGGTGGGGGTACAATAAAGATAACACCTCCCATAGTCTCTAAGAGCTACATAAATCTAACAGCATCAATACTCAAGAAGATTGGTGTAGATGTAAATGTGTATAGCAATAGGATAGAGATTGATGTAAAGGATAGAGTATCTGGATATACAGGTAAGGTACCTGGAGACTATCTGTTAGCATCATTTTACGTATCTTCAGCACTTCTTACTAATGGACGTATAGAGGTAAGGAATCTTCCACAACCGGAAGAGTATGTGGGAGACCATACTATAGTTGATGTATATGAGGCAATGGGAGCTCAAAGCATATACATAGATGGTGTGTGGATTGCTGAGGCTTCTGAAAGTCATAAAGGTTATAGAGGTATTGATATAGATGTAGAGGATTCACCGGACATGGCTCTATCCATAGTTCCTTTAGCTTCCATAGCTGATGGAATCACAAACATAGAGAATGTTTCGAGACTACGGATAAAAGAAAGCGATAGAGTAACTGAGATTGTTAAGGTCCTTAAAAGTTTTGGTATAGAGGTGTATACTGATTACAAGAGAATAAGAATACATGGAAGTAAACCTGTAAGTGGTAAAGTAGTGTGTCCTAATGATCACAGGATAGCTATGATGGCAACACCAATAGCATTAAGAGTTGGTGGAGTAATAGATAGAGCTGAATGCGTTGAGAAGAGTAATCCAAACTTTTGGAACGATATAGTGAAACTAGGAGGAAAAATAGAGATTATTTAG
- the carB gene encoding carbamoyl-phosphate synthase (glutamine-hydrolyzing) large subunit, which produces METPRKVLIIGSGSIKIAEAAEFDYSGNQALKAVKEEGIEVILINPNIATIQTSYKFADKVYLLPLKPDFVSKVIEKELPDGIMVGFGGQTALSLGVRLYDDGVLNKYGVKVLGTPIEGIRRALSRDLFRKTTKKFGIPIPPSRAVYSVEEALEIAEEFEYPVMIRVSFNLGGAGSFVAWDKNDLQKRIIAAFAQSEIGEILVEKYLHHWKEIEFEVVRDAYDNVAAVACMENLDPMGIHTGESIVIAPCQTLTDYEYQLSRNLSIATERAIMLVGEGNVQVALNPWNSEEAYVIETNPRMSRSSALASKATGYPLAYIAAKLALGYKLYEIINKVTGKTSACFEPSLDYVVIKVPRWNLDKFEYVNKSIGTEMKSVGEVMAIGRTFQEALQKALRMLDIGEPGVVGGPVYEDDGISLDYVMDKLRKREPYWPIWVAKAFKHGVDVDTIYEITGIDKHFLKQVKEIVDFYEELKKSSKNIYPSPLIIAEAKRMGFSDEQISRALGVLADDIRAFRKKYGMEPVVKQIDTLAAEWPAQTNYLYLTYNGWEHDISFNSMKPKVMVLGAGGFRIGVSVEFDWSIVTFTDEAKSLGYEVVVVNYNPETVSTDWDISDKLYFDEITVERVLDIYELENPEGVVAFLGGQISNNIAWALEKRKVVLLGTPGISVHRAENRALFSELLDKLGVKQPRWVVATNIIEVIRFVEDEGFPVLVRPSYVLSGSSMAIANSLDEVLEFISRAAKISPEYPVVISKFIDNAIEFEFDGVGLKDTVVGAFIEHIEPAGVHSGDATMVLPPRYLPEKALKKAADIVMKLSAELNIKGPFNLQMLYKDGEVYVIELNLRASRSMPFTSKVTGYNLMKAAAEVSLKGSLNNSIESHKLNVLKPKWYGVKSPQFSWSRLRGSYPFLGPEMRSVGEVACIADTYEEALIMSWLSVQGSRLPEKKEKILIYTPLGHVDILNEAAKILLDIGYRIATVENMTINYGEILSIKQIEKDFISRSIGLVMTTGYKPEKDYAVRRMAAEMVVPLILNHKLAYEFSKSLKYVRDKEPIIKDMKEYWKDVKEIIEVYG; this is translated from the coding sequence ATGGAAACACCTAGAAAGGTTCTTATAATAGGTTCGGGATCTATTAAAATTGCTGAAGCTGCCGAATTTGATTATAGCGGTAATCAGGCACTCAAAGCGGTGAAGGAAGAGGGTATAGAGGTTATTTTAATTAACCCCAACATAGCTACTATACAGACTAGCTACAAGTTTGCTGATAAGGTATACCTACTGCCACTAAAGCCCGATTTTGTGTCTAAGGTTATTGAAAAAGAGCTCCCGGACGGAATCATGGTTGGATTTGGTGGACAAACGGCTCTCAGCTTAGGTGTAAGACTTTATGATGATGGTGTACTAAATAAATATGGTGTTAAAGTTCTCGGTACACCTATTGAAGGTATAAGAAGAGCTCTATCCAGAGACCTTTTCCGAAAAACAACAAAAAAATTTGGTATCCCTATACCACCAAGTAGAGCTGTATATAGTGTTGAGGAAGCTCTAGAGATTGCCGAAGAATTTGAATACCCCGTTATGATCAGGGTAAGTTTTAATCTTGGTGGAGCTGGAAGCTTTGTTGCATGGGATAAGAATGATCTTCAGAAGAGGATTATCGCTGCATTTGCTCAGTCTGAGATAGGTGAAATACTTGTTGAAAAATATCTTCATCACTGGAAAGAGATAGAATTCGAGGTTGTTAGAGATGCTTATGATAATGTTGCAGCAGTAGCGTGTATGGAGAATCTGGATCCAATGGGGATACACACAGGTGAGTCGATAGTCATAGCTCCTTGTCAAACACTCACAGATTACGAATATCAACTCTCTAGAAACCTGTCTATAGCTACTGAAAGAGCCATCATGCTTGTCGGTGAAGGAAATGTACAGGTAGCTTTAAATCCATGGAATAGCGAGGAAGCATATGTGATAGAAACTAATCCGAGAATGTCTAGAAGTAGTGCATTGGCTAGTAAAGCTACAGGTTATCCTTTAGCCTACATAGCTGCTAAACTGGCTCTAGGCTATAAACTCTATGAGATCATTAACAAGGTGACGGGAAAAACTTCTGCATGTTTCGAGCCCAGCCTAGACTATGTCGTTATAAAGGTTCCGAGATGGAATCTAGACAAATTCGAGTATGTTAATAAATCTATAGGGACGGAAATGAAAAGTGTTGGAGAGGTTATGGCTATTGGTAGAACATTCCAAGAAGCTTTACAAAAAGCTTTACGCATGCTCGACATTGGTGAACCAGGTGTTGTTGGAGGTCCTGTCTACGAGGATGACGGTATATCACTTGATTACGTAATGGATAAGCTTAGGAAAAGAGAGCCCTACTGGCCTATATGGGTAGCAAAAGCCTTTAAACATGGAGTAGATGTTGACACAATTTATGAGATAACAGGTATAGATAAACATTTCCTTAAACAGGTTAAAGAGATAGTTGATTTTTATGAGGAATTGAAGAAAAGCTCTAAGAACATATATCCATCACCATTAATTATAGCTGAAGCTAAAAGAATGGGGTTTAGCGACGAACAGATATCTAGAGCATTAGGTGTATTGGCTGACGATATCAGAGCATTTAGGAAGAAGTATGGTATGGAGCCTGTTGTTAAGCAGATAGATACACTAGCTGCTGAATGGCCTGCCCAGACTAATTACCTATATCTAACGTATAATGGTTGGGAACATGATATATCATTCAATAGTATGAAGCCAAAAGTGATGGTTCTAGGTGCTGGAGGATTTAGGATAGGTGTAAGTGTGGAATTTGATTGGAGTATAGTTACATTTACAGATGAAGCTAAATCCCTTGGATACGAGGTGGTAGTCGTAAACTATAACCCCGAAACTGTTTCTACAGATTGGGATATAAGCGATAAACTCTATTTCGATGAGATAACAGTTGAACGTGTTTTAGACATATATGAGCTCGAGAACCCTGAAGGTGTTGTAGCTTTCTTGGGTGGACAAATATCGAATAATATAGCGTGGGCTTTAGAGAAAAGAAAAGTAGTACTTTTGGGTACACCAGGTATAAGTGTTCATAGAGCCGAAAACAGAGCTCTATTTAGTGAACTACTAGATAAGCTAGGAGTCAAACAACCTAGGTGGGTAGTAGCTACAAATATTATAGAAGTGATAAGGTTTGTTGAAGATGAAGGGTTTCCAGTACTTGTTAGACCTAGCTATGTTCTTAGCGGATCCTCTATGGCTATAGCAAACAGTCTCGATGAAGTACTGGAGTTTATATCTAGAGCCGCAAAAATATCTCCTGAGTATCCCGTAGTTATCTCGAAATTTATTGATAATGCTATTGAATTCGAGTTCGATGGTGTTGGTCTTAAGGATACTGTTGTTGGTGCATTTATAGAGCATATAGAGCCTGCAGGTGTTCATAGCGGTGATGCTACAATGGTTCTACCACCTCGATACCTGCCGGAAAAAGCATTAAAGAAGGCTGCAGATATCGTTATGAAGCTTAGTGCTGAACTGAATATAAAAGGACCTTTCAATCTACAGATGCTCTATAAAGATGGTGAAGTCTATGTGATAGAACTTAACTTGAGGGCTAGTAGGTCTATGCCCTTTACAAGCAAAGTTACAGGATATAATCTGATGAAAGCTGCAGCAGAAGTGTCTCTAAAAGGTAGCCTAAACAATAGTATTGAGTCTCACAAACTTAATGTACTTAAACCTAAATGGTATGGTGTTAAATCACCGCAGTTCTCATGGTCTAGGTTAAGAGGCTCTTACCCCTTCTTAGGGCCTGAAATGAGAAGTGTTGGAGAAGTAGCGTGCATTGCTGATACCTATGAAGAGGCATTGATCATGAGTTGGCTCAGTGTTCAAGGAAGTAGGTTACCAGAAAAAAAGGAGAAGATACTGATATATACACCTTTAGGTCATGTGGATATACTTAATGAAGCAGCAAAAATATTGCTAGACATAGGATACAGAATTGCTACAGTAGAGAATATGACTATAAACTATGGCGAAATTCTAAGTATAAAGCAGATAGAGAAGGATTTTATAAGCAGATCAATAGGGCTAGTCATGACCACTGGATACAAGCCCGAAAAGGATTATGCTGTAAGGAGAATGGCTGCGGAAATGGTTGTACCGCTTATACTTAATCATAAACTTGCATACGAATTTTCTAAATCACTAAAGTATGTAAGGGATAAGGAACCTATAATAAAAGACATGAAGGAGTATTGGAAAGACGTAAAGGAAATCATAGAAGTGTATGGCTAA
- a CDS encoding NUDIX hydrolase, translating into MSSRVRPLYAITAVGAVVLRNNNVLIVKRGFNPGKGLWSIPGGVVEAGENIYEAARRELNEETGIDAKPLGVLLIINNIVRDSTSRIVYHYLILDVLFDEKSVKGSPRPGGDAIDVAFIPIDEVVKRSDVTRSTKYLVNLLAKENGNRLQLLDVYELDVFD; encoded by the coding sequence GTGAGTTCTAGAGTACGTCCTCTATATGCAATAACTGCTGTAGGAGCTGTTGTATTACGCAACAATAATGTTCTGATAGTGAAGAGAGGTTTCAATCCTGGTAAAGGGTTGTGGTCTATTCCTGGAGGTGTTGTTGAAGCTGGTGAAAACATATATGAAGCTGCTAGAAGAGAACTTAACGAGGAAACAGGTATAGATGCTAAACCATTGGGAGTTTTGCTCATAATAAACAACATAGTTAGAGACAGTACATCGAGAATCGTATATCACTATCTTATACTGGATGTATTGTTTGATGAAAAATCAGTCAAGGGTAGTCCAAGACCAGGAGGAGACGCTATTGACGTAGCTTTCATACCTATCGATGAAGTTGTTAAGAGAAGTGATGTAACTAGGTCAACAAAATACCTAGTTAACCTACTAGCCAAAGAGAATGGTAATAGGTTACAATTACTAGATGTATATGAGCTTGATGTTTTTGACTAG